A genomic window from Agreia sp. COWG includes:
- a CDS encoding ParA family protein encodes MSTEPIGGAAEFDASTPLARELADLSTRRRNFASRVVPLPDTTRVFTVANQKGGVGKTTTTVNLAAALARSGARVLVIDLDPQGNASTALGVDHRADTPSVYDALIRDEPMSGLVQKSPEFDTLFCVPATIDLAGAEIELVPMVAREQRLRTSVDSYLQEAFDADAAYHYVFIDCPPSLGLLTINAFVAAHEVIIPIQCEYYALEGLSQLLKNIQLIERHLNPTLSVSTILLTMYDGRTRLAFQVAEDVRSHFPDQTLKAVIPRSVRVSEAPSYGQTVISFDPNSPGALSYLEAAAEIADRGAPSDGN; translated from the coding sequence ATGTCAACGGAACCGATCGGTGGTGCTGCGGAGTTCGATGCATCGACTCCCCTGGCGCGAGAGCTCGCCGACCTGTCGACTCGTCGTCGCAACTTCGCCAGCAGAGTGGTTCCTCTTCCTGACACGACGCGTGTCTTCACCGTCGCGAATCAGAAGGGCGGGGTGGGAAAGACCACCACGACCGTCAACCTCGCGGCCGCTCTCGCACGAAGCGGTGCTCGTGTTCTCGTGATCGATCTCGACCCCCAGGGCAACGCGTCTACGGCGCTCGGCGTCGATCACCGCGCCGACACGCCCAGTGTCTACGACGCTCTCATCCGCGACGAACCAATGTCGGGCCTGGTTCAGAAGAGTCCCGAATTCGACACCCTCTTCTGCGTGCCGGCGACGATCGATCTGGCGGGTGCCGAGATCGAACTGGTTCCCATGGTGGCTCGGGAGCAGCGACTCAGGACGAGTGTCGACTCCTATCTGCAGGAAGCGTTCGATGCCGACGCCGCCTACCACTACGTCTTCATCGACTGTCCGCCGTCGCTTGGGTTGCTGACGATCAATGCCTTTGTTGCTGCCCATGAAGTGATCATTCCTATTCAGTGCGAGTACTACGCACTCGAGGGCTTGAGTCAGCTGCTCAAGAATATTCAGTTGATCGAGCGTCACCTCAATCCCACGTTGTCGGTCTCCACGATTCTGCTGACCATGTACGACGGTCGTACCCGGCTCGCTTTCCAGGTGGCCGAAGATGTTCGTTCCCATTTTCCTGATCAGACACTCAAGGCCGTGATTCCGCGCTCGGTGAGAGTGTCGGAGGCTCCGAGCTACGGCCAGACCGTCATCAGTTTCGACCCCAATTCTCCCGGAGCACTCT
- the rsmG gene encoding 16S rRNA (guanine(527)-N(7))-methyltransferase RsmG: protein MPVPDETETEPSSASRLFGDRIDLARQFTADLATHGEEYGLIGPLELPRLWSRHILNCVVVAPLLHPGTVGDIGSGAGLPGIVLAVARPDVRFTLIEPMERRVKWLNDQVASLGLDNVEVVRDRAEDVRLEEGFDQVTARAVSAFSKLIPMTAPLVVPGGELVLMKGANAAKEITAAEKSIRRFKLSNVEVLELGAESLTEITRVIRATVA, encoded by the coding sequence ATGCCCGTGCCCGATGAGACAGAAACCGAACCGTCTTCTGCGTCGCGTCTCTTCGGTGATCGCATCGACCTCGCTCGACAGTTCACCGCCGACCTAGCAACTCACGGCGAGGAATACGGACTGATCGGTCCTCTTGAGTTGCCGCGCCTGTGGTCGCGCCATATCTTGAACTGCGTTGTCGTGGCGCCATTGCTGCATCCGGGTACCGTTGGCGACATCGGCAGCGGTGCCGGCCTTCCGGGAATCGTGCTGGCCGTGGCCAGACCCGACGTTCGCTTCACTCTGATCGAGCCCATGGAACGTCGCGTGAAGTGGCTGAACGATCAGGTGGCGTCACTCGGACTCGACAATGTCGAAGTTGTGCGCGACAGGGCAGAAGACGTTCGGCTCGAGGAGGGTTTCGATCAGGTGACCGCTCGCGCGGTGAGTGCTTTCTCGAAGCTCATCCCTATGACGGCGCCTCTTGTCGTCCCCGGGGGCGAACTGGTGTTAATGAAGGGCGCCAACGCCGCGAAGGAGATCACCGCGGCCGAGAAGTCGATACGTCGTTTCAAGCTGAGCAATGTCGAGGTGTTGGAGCTCGGAGCCGAGTCGTTGACCGAGATCACCCGAGTTATCCGGGCGACCGTCGCCTGA
- a CDS encoding R3H domain-containing nucleic acid-binding protein: MAADGTGTVAEPNLDDEGDIAADYIEELLDICDLDGDIDIDTRGGRAYISVNASGDSNIRVLSKPDTVTALQELTRLAVQTKTGAFSRLILDVGGSREARQVELSALVDSAIERIEAGDSSAALPAMSSYERKLVHDIAAARGFASESEGDGRDRHTVITRA, translated from the coding sequence GTGGCAGCTGACGGCACCGGCACCGTAGCGGAGCCGAACCTCGACGACGAGGGCGACATCGCTGCGGACTACATCGAAGAGCTTCTCGATATCTGCGATCTCGATGGTGACATCGACATCGACACCCGCGGTGGGCGCGCGTACATCTCAGTGAACGCCTCCGGCGACAGCAACATCCGGGTGCTGTCGAAGCCCGATACCGTTACGGCCCTGCAAGAGCTGACACGGCTGGCCGTGCAGACGAAGACCGGAGCCTTCAGCCGGTTGATTCTGGATGTCGGCGGCAGTCGCGAGGCGCGCCAGGTCGAGCTCTCCGCGCTGGTGGATTCTGCCATCGAGCGCATCGAGGCCGGGGATAGCTCAGCAGCTCTGCCTGCCATGTCGTCATATGAGCGCAAGCTGGTGCATGACATCGCTGCGGCGCGCGGTTTCGCATCCGAGTCGGAGGGTGACGGTCGAGACCGTCACACAGTCATCACTCGCGCCTGA